One genomic segment of Ricinus communis isolate WT05 ecotype wild-type chromosome 3, ASM1957865v1, whole genome shotgun sequence includes these proteins:
- the LOC8258063 gene encoding RNA-binding KH domain-containing protein PEPPER, with product MAMATTTTTPEPTKTGSPDTPEPDSQAITTITTAATATSGVENPEPSASTSANWPGWPGDCVFRLIVPVLKVGSIIGRKGDLIKKMCDETRARIRVLDAPIGTPDRVVLISGKEDVEAPLSPAMDAVIRVFKRVSGLPEGNAQELGAAGIAFSSIRLLVASTQAINLIGKQGSIIKSIQESTGASVRVLSENEVPFYVATDERIVDLQGEAMKVLEALEAIVGHLRKFLVDHSVLPLFEKNYNALISLDRQAETWSDRSSFHTTSQGRIDIDYPLSGKRDALLLERETPFESQVPLSRISLYGQDPAISSVRSSVFNRSSVPIVTQVTQTMQVPISYAEEIIGIRGNNIEYIRRTSGAIITVNESRGLPDEIIVEIKGTASEVQMAQQLIQEFLSNHNKEPVTSSYSKYDTGLKSVYSQLDNSPYTSSSLSAKSYGEYGSSSLGGYSSFRL from the exons atggCCATGGCCACAACAACCACCACACCTGAACCCACCAAAACCGGCTCACCAGACACCCCAGAACCCGACTCACAAGCCATTACAACCATAACAACAGCAGCAACAGCAACATCAGGAGTTGAAAACCCTGAGCCCAGTGCCAGTACGAGTGCTAATTGGCCAGGATGGCCGGGAGACTGCGTGTTCAGATTGATAGTTCCGGTGCTGAAAGTGGGCAGCATTATTGGGCGAAAGGGTGATCTCATCAAGAAAATGTGCGACGAAACTCGTGCACGTATTCGTGTTCTTGATGCCCCCATTGGCACCCCAGACCGCGTc GTGTTGATATCAGGAAAGGAAGACGTAGAGGCACCTCTATCACCTGCAATGGATGCTGTAATAAGAGTATTTAAACGTGTTTCTGGATTACCTGAGGGTAATGCTCAAGAACTTGGAGCTGCTGGAATTGCATTTTCTTCGATTCGGTTATTGGTGGCTTCTACACAAGCTATCAATTTGATTGGGAAGCAGGGCTCTATAATCAAGTCAATACAAGAGAGTACTGGTGCATCAGTTCGGGTATTGTCGGAAA ATGAAGTGCCATTTTATGTGGCTACAGATGAGAGGATTGTAGACTTGCAAGGAGAAGCCATGAAGGTTCTTGAGGCTTTGGAAGCAATAGTGGGTCACTTGAGGAAGTTTCTGGTTGATCATAGTGTTCTTCCTCTATTTGAAAAGAAT TATAATGCATTGATCTCACTAGACCGTCAAGCAGAGACATGGAGCGACAGGTCATCATTTCATACTACATCTCAAGGTAGGATTGATATTGATTATCCTCTCTCAGGAAAGAGGGATGCTTTGTTACTTGAGCGAGAAACTCCATTTGAATCACAAGTCCCACTCAGTAGAATTTCACTCTATGGACAAGATCCTGCAATTTCTTCAGTTCGTTCCTCTGTGTTCAATCGGTCTAGTGTTCCCATAGTCACTCAG GTCACGCAAACTATGCAAGTGCCAATTTCTTATGCTGAGGAAATTATTGGGATTAGAGGAAATAATATTGAATATATCCGTCGCACTAGTGGAGCTATAATAACTGTGAATGAAAGTAGGGGATTGCCTGATGAAATAATTGTGGAGATCAAAGGCACTGCATCAGAGGTTCAGATGGCTCAACAACTGATTCAG GAATTCTTAAGCAATCACAACAAAGAACCAGTCACAAGCAGCTATAGCAAGTATGATACTGGACTGAAATCTGTGTACTCTCAGTTAGATAATTCGCCATATACTTCGTCTTCATTGTCTGCAAAATCATATGGTGAATATGGATCTTCTAGTCTAGGAGGCTATAGTAGTTTTAGACTTTGA